A single region of the Bacteroides luhongzhouii genome encodes:
- a CDS encoding phosphopantetheine-binding protein, whose product MNNLDQTKRELMDEVKGKLIEELNLEEITPEDIDDEAPLFGDEGLGLDSIDALEIILILEREYGIKIENPSEGKQIFYSVCTLTDYIIANRKA is encoded by the coding sequence ATGAATAATTTAGATCAAACCAAAAGAGAACTGATGGACGAAGTGAAAGGTAAACTAATCGAAGAGTTGAACCTTGAAGAAATCACTCCGGAAGATATTGACGATGAAGCCCCTCTGTTTGGCGACGAAGGTCTTGGCCTTGACTCCATTGACGCACTCGAAATCATCCTGATTTTGGAACGCGAATATGGTATTAAAATAGAGAATCCCAGTGAAGGCAAACAAATCTTCTACTCGGTATGTACACTGACTGACTACATCATTGCTAATCGTAAAGCTTAA
- a CDS encoding LolA family protein — protein MKTFIIYLSLFFLSIAAVHAQSMKKMVQKTEFENRLAKEAQTVESIESDFTQIKYLDVFDEKVTSKGKFYYQKSNKICMEYFHPMDYLIVINGSKLKIVSDGKKSIMNLSSNKMMAQMQDMLTACMIGDLSKMSSNYQLEYFEDARYYLVKIKPTNKAVQAYIAGIEIYLDKKDMSVHKLRLSETATNYTEYEFYNKKFNSLKNGTKFAIR, from the coding sequence ATGAAAACTTTTATAATCTATTTATCGCTTTTCTTCTTGTCTATCGCCGCCGTCCATGCACAAAGCATGAAAAAGATGGTGCAAAAGACCGAGTTTGAAAATCGCCTGGCAAAGGAGGCACAAACCGTAGAGTCCATCGAAAGCGATTTTACCCAAATCAAATATCTCGATGTATTCGACGAAAAAGTTACTTCCAAAGGAAAGTTCTACTACCAAAAGAGCAATAAAATCTGTATGGAATACTTCCACCCGATGGATTATCTCATCGTGATAAACGGGAGTAAGCTCAAAATCGTATCGGATGGCAAGAAAAGTATTATGAACCTGAGTTCGAACAAAATGATGGCACAGATGCAGGATATGCTGACTGCGTGTATGATAGGTGACCTGTCTAAGATGTCATCCAACTACCAGCTGGAATATTTTGAAGACGCACGATACTATTTAGTGAAAATAAAGCCGACCAACAAAGCAGTACAAGCCTATATTGCCGGTATCGAAATTTATTTGGATAAGAAAGATATGTCAGTACACAAACTCCGCCTGTCCGAAACAGCTACAAACTACACAGAATACGAATTCTATAATAAAAAGTTCAACTCTCTGAAGAATGGGACGAAGTTTGCGATTCGTTAG
- a CDS encoding polysaccharide deacetylase family protein — protein sequence MMIVCLLLCLLLILSFLVYASYSIQSGIYLRSFCKKHTTEKVVALTFDDGPDPIQTPKVLEVLKEYQATACFFCIGHKIKGNEALLKSMIVEGHLIENHSYSHSGLFPLYGLSKMKKDLQTCQCELERVTSQPITLFRPPFGVTNPTVAKAVQQLGYTSIGWSIRTLDTQQSAPDKILARTRKRLEPGAIILLHDRMPDSDQLVKQILDLLKEQGYTVVRLDKLLA from the coding sequence ATGATGATTGTTTGCCTCCTTTTATGTTTGCTCTTGATACTGTCTTTTCTCGTTTATGCTTCCTATAGCATCCAGTCGGGAATTTATCTCCGGTCGTTTTGCAAAAAACACACAACGGAGAAGGTTGTTGCCCTGACTTTCGATGACGGTCCCGATCCCATTCAAACGCCCAAAGTATTAGAGGTACTAAAAGAATATCAGGCAACTGCTTGTTTTTTTTGTATCGGACACAAGATAAAAGGGAATGAAGCTTTGTTGAAAAGTATGATAGTAGAAGGGCATCTAATTGAAAATCATTCATATAGCCATTCCGGTTTATTCCCGTTATATGGACTCTCCAAGATGAAAAAAGACCTGCAAACTTGTCAGTGTGAACTAGAACGAGTAACTTCGCAACCGATTACTTTGTTTCGTCCGCCATTCGGTGTCACTAATCCTACGGTTGCGAAAGCTGTCCAACAGTTAGGATATACTTCGATAGGCTGGAGCATCCGTACATTGGATACACAACAGTCAGCTCCGGACAAAATACTTGCCAGGACGCGGAAACGTCTTGAACCGGGAGCCATCATTCTGTTGCACGACCGGATGCCCGACAGCGACCAGTTAGTGAAACAAATACTGGATTTGCTGAAAGAACAGGGATATACCGTTGTCCGTTTGGACAAACTATTGGCATAA
- a CDS encoding 3-hydroxylacyl-ACP dehydratase codes for MLLDNFYTILSSESSDSTTWTIQIELNPDHTVYQGHFPEHPVVPGVCLLQLIKECAENIRQQKLQITQVSSCKFLSAINPIETPRIAIVLILKETEEGKLQLQAEGTIKGNTVNKSIVKEDIAKEEIVKEVTEKGSIIKEESTVKDECFIKLKAALTPKA; via the coding sequence ATGCTACTTGATAACTTCTATACTATCCTTTCCTCCGAGTCATCGGATTCAACTACCTGGACTATTCAGATAGAGTTGAATCCTGACCACACTGTTTATCAGGGACATTTTCCTGAACATCCGGTAGTTCCCGGAGTTTGTCTATTGCAACTTATCAAGGAATGTGCAGAAAATATTCGTCAGCAAAAGTTGCAAATAACACAAGTATCTTCCTGCAAATTTCTTTCGGCTATCAATCCTATAGAAACGCCTCGGATAGCAATCGTACTGATTCTCAAAGAAACAGAAGAAGGCAAACTCCAGTTACAGGCGGAAGGTACTATAAAGGGAAATACTGTAAATAAAAGCATTGTGAAAGAGGATATTGCAAAAGAAGAAATTGTAAAGGAGGTCACAGAAAAAGGAAGCATTATAAAGGAGGAAAGCACGGTAAAAGATGAATGTTTCATTAAACTAAAAGCTGCACTTACCCCAAAAGCATGA
- a CDS encoding acyl-CoA thioesterase — MKRKTNQQIAALTNRTTFRVRFSEIDSMQIVWHGEYVRYFEDGREAFGKQYGLDYMSIYREGYMVPIVDLTCQFKQSLSFGEEAIIETRYLACEAAKIKFEYVIYRATDQSVVATGSTIQVFLNLNKELELINPPFYLEWKKKWNIL, encoded by the coding sequence ATGAAACGGAAAACAAATCAACAGATTGCAGCTTTGACTAACCGGACTACTTTCAGAGTACGGTTCAGCGAAATTGACTCCATGCAAATTGTATGGCATGGCGAGTACGTGCGCTACTTTGAGGATGGGCGGGAAGCTTTCGGCAAACAGTATGGTTTGGATTATATGAGCATTTACCGGGAAGGCTACATGGTTCCCATCGTAGATTTAACCTGTCAGTTCAAGCAATCATTGTCCTTTGGTGAAGAAGCGATTATCGAAACACGCTATCTTGCCTGTGAGGCAGCCAAGATAAAATTCGAATACGTTATCTATCGGGCTACCGACCAGAGTGTAGTGGCTACCGGAAGCACCATACAAGTGTTCCTGAACCTGAATAAAGAGTTGGAGCTTATCAACCCTCCGTTTTATCTGGAATGGAAAAAGAAATGGAACATCCTTTAA
- a CDS encoding hydroxymyristoyl-ACP dehydratase, whose product MNREAVIQGEGILNLIPQRPPIVMVDSFFGFEENRSYSGLTVTTDNLFCEAGRLQEPGIIEHIAQSAATRIGFIYTRQGEKVPLGFIGSVDKLKIYNLPETGMKLFTEITVVQEVFDITLISAQVKTEEELIAECKMKIFIKKE is encoded by the coding sequence ATGAACAGAGAAGCCGTCATACAAGGAGAAGGAATACTCAACCTGATTCCACAGCGTCCGCCAATCGTTATGGTGGACAGTTTCTTCGGATTTGAAGAAAACCGTTCATATTCCGGACTGACTGTCACTACCGACAATTTATTTTGTGAGGCAGGCAGACTGCAAGAGCCGGGAATTATCGAGCATATCGCACAATCAGCGGCTACACGTATCGGGTTTATTTATACCCGGCAGGGTGAAAAAGTTCCGTTAGGTTTTATCGGTTCGGTAGACAAACTTAAAATCTACAACTTGCCGGAAACCGGAATGAAATTATTTACAGAGATTACCGTCGTACAAGAGGTATTCGATATTACGCTAATTTCGGCACAAGTGAAAACGGAAGAAGAGCTGATTGCTGAATGTAAGATGAAAATATTTATCAAAAAAGAATGA
- a CDS encoding methyltransferase yields the protein MQQNKYDKEPLTAVEAQRLAQEIAFGPIVFQVSRLMLKFGIFQLLADERKGMTQEEISKACGLPSYGAQVLLEASLTIGTVLLREGRYCLAKAGWFLLNDKMVRVNMDFNHDVNYQGMFHLEEAITNGRPEGLKVFGEWSTIYEGLSSLPSQVQKSWFGFDHYYSDCSFDEALAIVFARHPKTLLDVGGNTGRWATKCVSYDDTVEVTIMDLPQQLEMMHQQTKELPGATRIHGHGANLLDPEVPFPTGFDAIWMSQFLDCFSEEEVTSILTRAARSMSRESRLYIMETFWDRQKFDTAAYCLTQISLYFTAMANGNSKMYHSDDMQRCIEAAGLEIEEIHDHLGMGHSIVQCRLK from the coding sequence ATGCAACAGAATAAATATGACAAAGAGCCGTTGACAGCGGTAGAAGCACAACGCCTGGCACAAGAAATAGCTTTTGGGCCTATTGTTTTTCAGGTATCACGCCTTATGCTTAAATTCGGAATTTTCCAGTTATTGGCCGACGAGCGCAAAGGTATGACGCAAGAAGAAATCAGCAAAGCTTGTGGGCTGCCCTCTTATGGCGCACAAGTATTGTTGGAGGCATCATTGACTATCGGCACCGTATTGTTGCGTGAAGGGCGATACTGCCTTGCGAAAGCCGGCTGGTTTCTGCTCAATGACAAAATGGTACGTGTCAATATGGACTTCAACCATGATGTCAACTATCAGGGAATGTTTCATCTGGAAGAAGCCATCACCAACGGACGTCCTGAAGGACTGAAAGTATTCGGTGAATGGAGTACCATCTATGAAGGGTTGTCAAGTCTGCCTTCACAGGTACAAAAGAGCTGGTTCGGTTTCGATCATTATTACTCGGATTGTTCGTTCGATGAAGCACTGGCGATTGTTTTCGCCCGTCATCCCAAGACTTTATTGGATGTGGGAGGCAATACCGGCCGCTGGGCGACCAAATGCGTAAGCTACGACGACACAGTGGAAGTAACCATCATGGACCTTCCTCAACAATTGGAAATGATGCATCAACAAACTAAAGAGCTGCCCGGAGCTACACGTATCCATGGTCATGGCGCCAATCTACTTGATCCGGAGGTGCCTTTCCCGACAGGATTCGATGCTATTTGGATGAGCCAGTTTCTCGATTGTTTCTCGGAAGAAGAAGTAACCAGCATATTAACCCGTGCAGCCCGTTCCATGAGCCGGGAGAGTCGTCTTTATATCATGGAAACTTTCTGGGACCGACAGAAATTTGATACAGCCGCTTATTGCCTGACACAAATCAGCCTCTATTTTACAGCAATGGCAAACGGAAACAGCAAGATGTATCATTCGGACGATATGCAACGATGCATTGAAGCGGCAGGATTGGAAATCGAAGAAATACATGACCATTTAGGAATGGGACACAGCATCGTACAATGCAGATTGAAATGA
- a CDS encoding beta-ketoacyl-[acyl-carrier-protein] synthase family protein: MKIYVTGLGVVSGIGIGVSENIEALQQGKHGIGKVTLFPTALDVPVSEVKRSNEELKQLLSLPPQCTIPRTALLGMIAAKEAMKDAGLTQPLRIGFISATSVGGMDLSERFYESFKKNPKQGRLREVISHDCGASTELIASYLGINDFITTISTACSSAANAIMLGARMIKHGQLDAVIVGGTDALCRFTLNGFNSLMILDKAHCRPFDRSRTGLNLGEGAGYLVLQSESSLQRAPYCELSGYANTNEAYHQTGSSPEGDGAFLSMSEAIVSSGISPEDIDYINVHGTGTPGNDASEGMALRRIFGEHVPPFSSVKAFIGHTLGASEGIEAVYSVLSIDKGMIYPNLNFTEAIPETELMSEIGVKSETGLIPETFFQEGLPIRHVLSNSFGFGGNDSSLLFSATNFPKRTNL, from the coding sequence ATGAAGATTTACGTCACCGGATTGGGAGTTGTTTCGGGCATCGGTATCGGAGTTTCCGAAAATATAGAGGCACTACAACAAGGAAAGCATGGCATCGGAAAAGTAACTCTTTTCCCGACTGCTCTCGATGTACCCGTATCTGAAGTGAAACGTAGCAATGAAGAACTTAAACAACTATTATCTTTACCTCCGCAGTGTACAATACCACGCACAGCATTGCTAGGCATGATAGCCGCCAAAGAAGCAATGAAAGATGCAGGACTCACACAACCGTTACGTATCGGTTTTATTTCCGCCACCTCTGTCGGCGGTATGGATTTAAGCGAGCGTTTCTATGAATCATTCAAGAAAAACCCGAAACAGGGACGATTGCGGGAAGTGATTTCACACGACTGCGGAGCCAGCACAGAATTAATAGCTTCGTATCTGGGTATCAATGATTTTATAACTACGATCAGTACAGCCTGTTCATCAGCAGCCAATGCTATTATGTTGGGAGCAAGAATGATTAAACACGGGCAACTGGATGCTGTTATCGTCGGAGGTACGGATGCACTTTGCCGGTTTACTCTCAATGGGTTCAATTCTCTCATGATTTTGGACAAAGCACATTGTCGTCCTTTTGACCGTTCGCGTACCGGATTAAATTTGGGAGAAGGCGCGGGTTATTTAGTGCTTCAATCAGAAAGTTCACTGCAAAGAGCTCCTTACTGTGAACTAAGCGGTTACGCTAATACAAATGAAGCTTATCATCAAACAGGAAGTTCTCCCGAAGGAGATGGCGCCTTTCTATCAATGAGCGAAGCCATCGTTTCCAGTGGCATTTCTCCTGAAGATATTGATTATATCAACGTACATGGGACAGGTACTCCCGGTAATGACGCATCGGAAGGTATGGCATTGCGAAGAATCTTCGGAGAACATGTTCCGCCATTTAGTTCGGTAAAAGCTTTTATCGGACACACCTTAGGAGCTTCTGAAGGAATCGAAGCTGTCTACTCCGTTCTTTCCATAGATAAAGGCATGATTTATCCGAATCTAAACTTCACGGAGGCTATACCAGAAACAGAGCTGATGTCAGAAATTGGAGTAAAATCAGAAACAGGATTGATACCGGAAACGTTTTTTCAGGAAGGATTGCCGATCCGCCATGTATTATCCAATTCTTTCGGCTTCGGAGGAAACGACTCGTCACTCCTCTTTTCCGCAACGAATTTTCCAAAACGAACGAACCTTTAA
- a CDS encoding DUF2062 domain-containing protein, giving the protein MKEQISTAYWHEKLKQLGIIVIIPSYNNGKTLAKVIASIRFYAPEILVVNDGSTDETPEILNQEANLHIITHPVNQGKGVALKHGLSFAKKQGFRYAITIDSDGQHFASDIPVLIEAIEKEPDTLLVGSRNLASDNMPGKNTFANKFSNFWFTLETGIKLQDTQSGYRLYPIQRMNVDKWYYTAKYEFELEALVFAAWGGNPVKNIPVHVYYPPQEERVSHFRPFRDFTRISILNTVLVLVTFLWIVPRNFFRKLTWKNCKQFFSNHITHSPESNLRITAAIMLGVFMGIVPAWGYQMLITLFLAHLFRLNKVIAIVAANISIPPMIPFLLYGSYVTGCKVLGEPVNLHLNELSFENVKSVIEQYLIGSVIFAVVCSILAGTIAFILLTACRKKKI; this is encoded by the coding sequence ATGAAGGAGCAAATAAGTACAGCCTATTGGCACGAAAAGTTGAAACAATTAGGGATCATCGTCATCATCCCGAGTTACAACAATGGCAAGACACTGGCAAAAGTCATAGCAAGTATACGTTTTTATGCACCGGAAATCCTTGTTGTCAATGACGGTTCAACGGATGAAACACCTGAAATACTGAATCAGGAAGCTAATCTTCACATCATCACCCACCCTGTCAATCAAGGAAAAGGGGTAGCTTTGAAACATGGATTATCTTTCGCAAAGAAGCAAGGATTCCGATATGCCATCACCATTGATTCCGACGGACAGCATTTCGCTTCGGACATTCCCGTATTGATTGAAGCCATAGAAAAGGAACCGGACACGTTACTGGTAGGCTCCCGTAATCTGGCCTCGGACAATATGCCGGGAAAGAACACCTTTGCCAATAAGTTTTCCAACTTTTGGTTCACCCTCGAAACCGGTATCAAACTGCAAGATACGCAATCCGGTTACCGCCTCTACCCTATCCAACGAATGAATGTGGACAAGTGGTATTACACTGCCAAATATGAGTTCGAACTGGAAGCACTTGTTTTTGCAGCATGGGGAGGCAATCCCGTAAAAAATATTCCGGTACACGTTTATTATCCGCCACAGGAAGAACGGGTTTCTCATTTCCGCCCGTTCCGTGATTTCACCCGTATCAGTATTCTGAATACGGTACTGGTACTCGTCACTTTCCTTTGGATTGTACCACGGAACTTCTTTCGTAAACTGACCTGGAAGAATTGCAAGCAGTTTTTCTCTAATCACATCACCCACTCCCCCGAATCTAACCTGCGGATTACGGCAGCCATCATGCTCGGCGTATTTATGGGCATCGTTCCGGCATGGGGATATCAAATGCTGATTACGTTGTTTTTGGCGCATTTGTTCCGATTAAACAAAGTCATAGCTATTGTAGCAGCCAACATCAGCATCCCTCCGATGATACCATTTTTACTGTACGGAAGTTATGTAACCGGCTGTAAAGTACTGGGAGAACCCGTAAACCTACACTTAAACGAACTTTCTTTTGAAAATGTAAAATCAGTCATAGAGCAATATTTAATAGGAAGTGTTATCTTTGCAGTCGTATGCAGCATACTGGCAGGAACCATCGCGTTCATTCTGCTCACGGCGTGTAGGAAAAAAAAGATATGA
- a CDS encoding beta-ketoacyl synthase chain length factor, producing the protein MQSVYIQRVASIHPQGNHSQGNNPKVNDSSETSANRPFLQACEPDYKNIITNATLRRRMSRIVKMGVACGLECMGELSPEKIEGIITATGLGCLVDTEKFLNNLLDNEERMLNPTPFIQSTFNTIGAQIALIHQIHAYNMTYVHRGLSFESALLDAMMKIGEGSENILVGAIDEMTETSYIIQQRLGLLKGIEAGEGAQFFLLSREAGEHPLAEIRGLETFTGQHTTEEISSRIIRFLQRNGLNCQDIQWLVTGKNKKQSLQDDSHEQTTGYEKSIIDEKDMITKKNIMNENNSIYEKLETYLFPESIHLSFKDECGEYPTASSYAVWKVVKASANCTIPTNILIYNHHHSINHSLILIRKNV; encoded by the coding sequence ATGCAGTCTGTTTATATCCAACGCGTCGCTTCCATCCATCCACAAGGAAATCATTCACAAGGAAATAATCCGAAAGTAAATGATTCGTCCGAAACTTCAGCAAACCGTCCTTTTCTTCAGGCTTGTGAACCCGATTATAAAAATATTATTACCAATGCAACTTTGCGCAGGCGCATGAGCCGTATTGTAAAAATGGGAGTAGCTTGCGGATTGGAATGTATGGGCGAATTATCTCCCGAAAAGATAGAAGGAATTATCACAGCCACAGGACTGGGCTGCCTGGTTGATACGGAAAAGTTCCTGAACAACTTGTTAGATAATGAAGAACGGATGCTGAATCCTACTCCTTTTATTCAATCGACATTCAATACGATTGGTGCACAAATAGCTCTGATTCATCAAATACATGCTTACAACATGACTTATGTTCACCGCGGACTAAGTTTTGAAAGTGCTTTGTTGGATGCCATGATGAAAATAGGAGAAGGAAGCGAGAACATACTGGTGGGCGCCATCGACGAAATGACAGAAACCAGTTACATCATTCAGCAACGTTTGGGACTGCTGAAAGGAATAGAAGCCGGAGAAGGCGCTCAATTTTTCCTGTTAAGCCGGGAAGCCGGAGAGCATCCGTTAGCAGAAATACGAGGACTTGAAACTTTCACGGGGCAACATACGACAGAAGAAATCAGTTCCCGAATTATTCGTTTTCTACAACGAAACGGATTAAACTGTCAGGATATTCAATGGTTAGTCACCGGAAAGAATAAAAAACAATCCCTTCAAGATGATTCTCACGAACAAACTACTGGTTATGAGAAGAGTATCATAGATGAAAAAGATATGATAACTAAGAAGAATATAATGAATGAAAACAACTCTATCTATGAAAAGCTTGAAACATACCTTTTCCCGGAAAGTATTCATCTTAGTTTTAAAGACGAATGTGGAGAATATCCTACCGCCTCATCGTATGCCGTATGGAAAGTAGTAAAGGCATCAGCAAACTGCACTATCCCTACCAATATATTGATTTATAATCATCACCACTCCATCAATCACTCATTGATTCTAATTCGGAAAAACGTATGA
- a CDS encoding beta-ketoacyl-[acyl-carrier-protein] synthase family protein: MEHPLNIYITAHTLISSLGFDVSENRKAIHDYRSGIRMQEAGRISDSPILAGMIDSAELEKRAKEQLEKRAKELDISSYTRLEQLFILTIQEVISQSGVNLQESDCALLLSTTKGNIDLLSNQEKRTNSDKPGDSVQSTIDNPSFLQELSADSPTFLWKMAERIGHFFEAANQVEVISNACISGVSALVVAKRWIESGRYKRVIVAGGDILSHFITSGFLSFRSVSAHRCRPYDIQRDGLSLGEACGAVLLETQGNANHIILSGGAISNDANHISGPSRTGDGLALAINQAMEEAGALPEDISFINAHGTATVYNDEMESKAIHLAGLSAVPVNSLKPYFGHTLGASGIIETILCIEQLKEGIYYGTLGYETLGVPMPITVYNTHQPMPMKCCIKTASGFGGCNAALVLSLPDAHLKQKTDSPAFCKAVVESANIVTIKPGVIENQGTAIFNSSETDFAPFIREAYKHLGENNMKFYKMDNLCKLGYVAAGYLLKDTNYQPKEIGIILANASSSLDTDCKHQAIINKEGDKAASPAVFVYTLPNVVLGEICIRHKIQGENTFFVCQQSDVASLEDYARIVMAKGKLRTCIIGWCELLDGHYQAEFKQLNNISTIYE, from the coding sequence ATGGAACATCCTTTAAATATATACATCACAGCCCATACGCTGATTAGTTCGTTAGGTTTCGACGTTTCGGAAAACAGGAAAGCAATCCATGACTACCGAAGCGGGATTCGTATGCAAGAAGCCGGACGGATTTCTGACAGTCCGATTCTGGCAGGGATGATTGATTCTGCCGAATTGGAAAAGAGAGCTAAAGAACAGTTGGAAAAGCGGGCAAAGGAGCTGGATATTTCCTCTTATACCCGGCTAGAGCAACTGTTTATATTGACTATTCAGGAAGTGATTTCCCAATCGGGAGTGAATCTGCAAGAGTCGGACTGTGCTTTATTACTCTCCACCACGAAGGGAAATATTGATTTATTGAGCAATCAAGAAAAAAGGACTAATTCGGACAAGCCAGGCGATTCTGTACAATCAACAATTGACAATCCTTCCTTTTTACAGGAATTATCAGCCGATAGTCCGACTTTTCTTTGGAAAATGGCAGAACGAATCGGGCATTTTTTTGAGGCAGCCAATCAAGTAGAAGTTATCTCCAACGCCTGTATATCTGGAGTCTCGGCACTGGTTGTTGCCAAGAGATGGATAGAATCAGGGCGTTACAAACGGGTGATTGTCGCTGGCGGGGATATTCTTTCTCATTTTATTACCAGCGGTTTCCTGTCTTTCCGGTCAGTCAGCGCACACCGATGCCGGCCATACGATATACAGCGGGACGGACTAAGTCTAGGCGAAGCCTGTGGAGCTGTTCTTTTAGAAACGCAAGGAAACGCAAATCATATTATTCTATCCGGAGGAGCGATCAGCAATGATGCCAACCATATATCCGGTCCTTCCCGGACAGGAGACGGACTGGCGCTGGCTATCAATCAGGCAATGGAAGAAGCCGGAGCACTTCCTGAAGATATCAGCTTTATCAATGCACACGGAACAGCTACGGTTTATAATGACGAAATGGAATCCAAAGCCATACATTTGGCAGGATTGTCTGCAGTTCCGGTGAATAGTCTTAAGCCTTATTTCGGGCATACATTAGGAGCTTCAGGCATTATTGAAACCATACTCTGCATAGAGCAACTAAAAGAAGGAATATACTACGGAACTTTAGGATATGAGACACTGGGTGTTCCCATGCCTATCACCGTTTATAACACTCATCAGCCGATGCCGATGAAATGCTGTATCAAAACCGCTTCCGGTTTCGGAGGCTGTAATGCCGCACTGGTATTATCTCTCCCAGATGCTCATTTGAAACAGAAAACCGATTCTCCGGCATTTTGCAAAGCTGTCGTGGAATCAGCCAATATAGTCACGATCAAACCGGGAGTGATAGAAAACCAAGGAACAGCTATATTCAATTCTTCGGAGACTGACTTTGCGCCGTTTATCCGGGAAGCATACAAGCATCTGGGAGAAAACAATATGAAGTTCTACAAGATGGATAATCTTTGTAAGCTGGGATATGTAGCTGCCGGATATTTATTGAAAGATACCAACTACCAGCCGAAAGAGATTGGAATCATTCTAGCCAATGCATCTTCCTCTTTAGATACGGACTGCAAACATCAAGCTATCATCAATAAAGAAGGAGATAAAGCCGCCAGTCCTGCCGTGTTTGTCTACACTCTCCCCAATGTAGTATTGGGAGAAATCTGTATTCGACACAAAATTCAGGGAGAGAATACATTCTTTGTCTGCCAGCAATCCGACGTTGCTTCCTTAGAGGATTACGCAAGAATTGTGATGGCGAAAGGTAAGTTACGCACATGCATCATAGGCTGGTGCGAACTACTGGACGGACATTATCAAGCAGAATTTAAACAACTTAATAATATATCAACGATTTATGAATAA
- a CDS encoding acyltransferase, with the protein MSTWKGKTRGGTFGYLFFIYLIKYLGITAAYLFLSLVVLYFIPFAPKATKSTWFYARHILKYNRIRSLKMLLLNYYRLGQILIDKVAIGNGKVNQYQFKFERYPEFLQLLNSEQGVIMIGAHVGNWEIGVPFFDDYGKKINIVMYDAEHRRIKELLEKNGQDKEFKIIPVNEDNLTHVFRITEAINQKEYVCFQGDRYLNKEKLLTGILLGQKAPFPTGPFLMASRMKVPVVFYFAMREPGRTYRFHFIIAEPVVRTKEKKAEMALLEQYTVALEQILKRYPEQWFNYYPFWEPAGKQSPDLKEKQKDATE; encoded by the coding sequence ATGTCGACGTGGAAAGGCAAAACCCGGGGAGGAACGTTCGGATACTTATTCTTTATTTACCTGATTAAGTATCTGGGCATCACTGCCGCTTATCTTTTTCTAAGCCTGGTAGTGCTCTACTTTATACCGTTTGCTCCAAAAGCAACCAAAAGCACCTGGTTTTATGCCCGTCACATTCTGAAATACAATAGGATACGTTCTTTGAAAATGTTACTACTCAACTATTACCGATTAGGCCAGATCCTGATTGACAAGGTAGCCATCGGTAATGGAAAAGTAAATCAATATCAGTTCAAATTCGAGCGGTATCCGGAGTTTCTGCAACTGCTGAACAGTGAACAGGGAGTGATTATGATTGGTGCCCATGTGGGAAACTGGGAAATAGGCGTTCCTTTCTTTGATGATTACGGAAAAAAAATCAATATCGTGATGTACGATGCCGAACATCGTAGAATCAAAGAGCTCTTGGAGAAAAACGGTCAGGACAAGGAGTTTAAGATTATCCCTGTCAATGAAGACAACCTGACACACGTTTTCCGCATTACCGAGGCGATTAACCAAAAAGAATATGTCTGTTTCCAAGGCGACCGTTATCTGAACAAAGAGAAACTTCTGACAGGAATTTTACTGGGGCAGAAAGCTCCTTTCCCTACCGGTCCTTTCCTGATGGCTTCGCGAATGAAAGTTCCGGTGGTATTCTACTTTGCAATGAGGGAACCGGGAAGAACCTACCGTTTTCATTTCATAATAGCGGAACCGGTAGTACGAACAAAAGAAAAGAAAGCGGAGATGGCTCTGCTCGAACAATATACTGTTGCTTTGGAACAGATACTAAAACGCTATCCGGAACAATGGTTCAATTATTATCCATTCTGGGAACCTGCCGGAAAGCAGTCACCGGATTTAAAAGAGAAACAAAAAGATGCAACAGAATAA